The following is a genomic window from Neoarius graeffei isolate fNeoGra1 chromosome 16, fNeoGra1.pri, whole genome shotgun sequence.
ATGTGACCTAAACCCAGCTCAGTaggactgcacacacacacacacacacacacacacgactcatCGAAACCTGGCTTTGCTGACAGCATCCTTTCCTCTTTCACTGTTAGATGACTCATGGCTCAATTAataactccctctctctctctctctctctctctctctctcattaaagTGCTGTCTGCTAGAATAAAGGCAACACACTAAGCAAGCAGCAGGGCTTCCTCCGGTCagcaccatgtgtgtgtgtgtgtgtccgcgcgtGATAAATTGTGACTCAGCGTAACCTCTCTGTCTGTGTTACTGTCACTCCTCAATGTCTCTGTATCTCATTActatatgacacacacacatggaATGACACAGCAACCTCTGCATCTAGCATCTCATTTCAGctcagagagatagacagatgacagacaaagagaggggggacagacagacagagagagggacagacagagagagagaacagagaaagacagagagagggggacagacagacagagacagacagacaaacagacagagggggacagacagagagagagaggggggacagagagagagagagagagacagacagacagagcgagagagaggggggagacagacagagagacatagacagagagggagagacagagagaggggggacagacagagcgagagagaggggggagacagacagagagacatagacagagagggagagacagagagaggggggacagacagagagagagaggacagagagagagaggacagacagacagagaaacagacagagagaggggggacagagagagagacagacagagagggaggggggacagacagagacagagggggaacagagagggggacagagagagagagagagagagagagagagagagagagagagggacagagaggggacagacagagagaaaaagggacagacagagagagagacagacagagaaacgggacagacagagagagacagacagagaggggggacagacagagagagacagacagagagcgagggagaggggagagacagacagagagagagagacggggcagacagagagagaggacagacagagaaacagacagacagagagagacagagagagaggacagacagagagagagagacagagagggggacagagagagacacaaagacagagaggggggatagagagagagagagagagagagagagagagggggacagacagagagagagagacagacagaggggcagagagagagacagggggaacagagagagagagagagacagacagagacaaacagagaaagacagacagagagaatgtCAGTATTTTCCTTGAGTCTAAATATTTAACTTATGAACTGTAATATTCTCTTTACTGAAATAATCATGCTTGAATATTGTAGCTCTTACTGGATTATTTTTCACATGCAGTTCCACACCGCCAGCTCCAACAGGAAAGTGGCTGGtttcaatagatagatagatagatagatagagtctgACACTACATGCATTTATcagaagctcttatccagagcaacaaacaccacacccagagcagcctggggagcaggtgggggtcatggtcctcgctcaagggcacttccaccattcctactggtccagggaatcaaactggcaaccttttggtctcaaagctgcttctctagccattaggccatgacttccccgagACTCTCGGGCCGAGAGAGATTTTGGATTCCAGCAACTGCAGTGACGGGTGGATAGAAAAGTTCATTTCCAACGCTGGTGTGGAACACGCCATTTACAGGGGACAGGACGGTGTacgcgtgtgtgagagaaacaaaacaaggggaaaaaaacattatCTCTTTTTtccatttaattttatttattttttccacttCATGTCAGTTAAAATAAAGGATGGTAACATAGCAACAGTAACATAGCAACGATGCAGATTTTCCACAACATTGCACACACACCATAAAATAAATACACTCAGAGCACTGAAGTTTAAATATCAAAACACACAACTGTAATAGAGGAGGTAAAGGCTGAGAGTTGGATTTTATAACCTGAAACCCTCCTGTGAGGGTCAGTTAGAGATATTACACCGTCCTGATGACGGCGCTGATCCGACTGGTGGTGTGTTTAATCAGACTTTATCAGATTTAATCAGATTAAACCGTCTCTGTGCTGCTGAAGGTGCCGTCTGTAACATTTACCACATTTAAATACATTTATAAAGCTTTTTATTATTAAACGCTtccaaaaaaattacaaaaattatTCACACCTCACTTTTTTTGGCCCTGAAACAAGCTCCGCCCACAGTTCATGGAGAACTGCTCGGCTCCGCCCACCTTCCTTAGAAACCCCCCAAAACATATAGTTTCAATCAAGAGAGAcatggagagagacacagagaaagggagagacagacagagagagaaagggagagagagacagcgcaagtgagagagagagacagacagacagagaaagggagagacagagtgtgagagagagaaagacagacagacagaatggtgtgttTATTGCAGTTTCTCTCCCAGACAGCAGAGGGCACTAAACTAAACCTTCTCATATCTGGATTAGCAACACTACTTCATGCATGTTTTGTCCCAACACTAGCTAGCATATTTAATAACAGGCATTTAACAGAGGCAAGCGTGTTACATTTATCACAGTTTCAAATTTGTCAAATTAACTTCATCctgtatataaataaaacagctaCAGGATACGAAGCGGTACACGTGTTGATTTTTCAGCTACTGAACAACATCTACAGCATCCGCGAGACACGTCAATGTCTGCACCGCCTCGGAAGGAGTGAATTTAAGCTTTTtaagtaaaataattaaaaacatgcCCTCCCAGGATGGCGGATGATTTGTAGTACTGCACTAGCTAGAACAGCTATCCTGTTAGCCATGATGTAGCCCCGCCCTCACAGCGATGTAAaactatgggggggggggaggaaggtTGGGGCGAATCTAGAATAAATcattgtaatatatatatatattttaagacTGAATGGAAGATTGAACAGGAAGTGATGTCAGTAGTGCACGTCTCGTGTGAAGCCTTCATTTGTTTATATTTATAGATCATTATTGACACAGTGATGAAGTCATCCGTCTTCACTCTTTTTTCTTCCGAAGGTTCACTTTGTCTTTGGTCTCCTGGAGTTTTTCTGTGAACTTGTCCTTGGTTTCTTCGATCTTCTCGGAGAAGCGGTCCTTCGTCTCCTCCATCTTCTCCTGCAGGTACTCTTTAACGGGCGGGGGCGTCGGCATGTAGCCGTGTTTACGCAAGTACTTCACCAAGAGGGACGTCCCACCTAACGTCAGCGTGTAGCGCACCGGAGTGGcgatctgcaacacacacacacacacacttattttaaTAAATTCACTAcagggatgatttttttttttctttcctgaacAGCAGATTCTTTCAGGACATTTTGCTGAATCAGAATAAAAATGATTCATTTGGTTTGTTTTCTGTTTTACAGACCCTCTTGGTTGAGGAGCATGTTTTCAGCCCTACATCGTCATAAAACTCTTTCATTCACTGGTCAGAAATACGGAAATTAAAAAGTTAAACTGAGCGAGAGTCAAAAATCACACAAATCATCCGCACGGAGCCTGTGCTGAAGAACCGATTCGATAATTATCTAAATAAATAATGAGTTAAAAACATTGTGTGTCACATCCAGCGTTTATTTTCTCTCCAGAGCACGCGGTATTTCTGCAGGACTACAGCTCTGTGCTTTGGCTCAGTTTAACAGCTCgcaaaacaaaaaccccaaagaaaacaaaaaacacacagtgCGTTTGATTCACTTCCTGGAGTCGAGCTGATTCAGAGTTGAATCACTTTCTCACTGGAGTTCACTCTGAAGCAGAGTCGGATCCCGTCACTCACATCGAGCTTGTTTGCCCCGaatttgtattatttttttacaACACTGTATCCGTTTAATTCGTTTCACTCGTGTCAATTTTCGTCGCGCACTCGAGGCTcttctctgattggtcaggagtttTTATAGCTACTTCTGATTGGTTGTCATGGAGGTTGTTTAATTTTCTAAACTAGTCAAATTTATTGGAAATAAAATGTGTAACAGTGTGGTGCACATCATCTCTGTGCTCTTATACTCAAATGTAACTGAACATATACTGAAAATGAAACTCCCGTTACCATGGTGATGAAAGTGCTAAACATCATTATGGTGCAGATCTTCATAAAAATGCTTCTCACAAGTAATATTTCAGGATTTACTTTTAGCTAATATTCCTTTAATGGCTCCTTTAAGGGTTTAGTACATcacagccgtgtgtgtgtgtgcggaccAATCGCCATCTCTCTCTGCTCATGGACGTCATCACTGAGCTCTATGGATCATGTTTATGATTTTTAACACTGTTCAGGATTGGATATGCGTTAATTTAAATGTCCGTATAGAATTCCGAGAGCTGCAGAAACATCTGTAGCTCAAATCCAGAGAAAGTCAGTGATCGTGAACACTACATAACAAAAAAATAACAGAACCAACATTATCATCAGGAGATCGTTTATcactgcaggaaaaaaaaaaagtgctgagaAACTTCTTCAATTTGTTTTTCTTTGGATGACTAACGGTTCTAGGTTTCTAAACAGGTTCTCCTCAGGAGTTTTTTCCGGTCCATCTCTATGTCATCAGATTCCAATTATAACCGTTAAGGGTTCCACCAGAGGAACGAGGTGAAGAACCTGGACTCGACTGTACTGTTGTAGTTACTAATAATGACCACTAGAGGGCAGATGGAGAAACGCTACTGAAATTTGTGCCGCTTTTTTGTTACAAgattaaagaaaagaaagaaaatgttctTCACGGTTCCTTCAATTCTGAAGGGTTCTAGCTTTGTGAAAAGGTTCTACTGGACAGGACTGCACTGGATTATTAATtattatggcttttttttttatcctgtcTCCGAGTAGAGGTGGGGAATAAACCTGCACTTGGAAGATTGCAGACAAAAATGAAGACTATGTTCAGATGCACAGAGCAGAACCTGATCAAGGACATGAGATCTTAACAAGGTTCAATTAAAAAAAGGTTCCTTCTTTGTCAGACGTTCGGGAGAGTTTAACCCAAAGCTGCCCTGATGACCTCTGACCTTATACATGGCGTATGCAGTCAGCGCGTAGCCGCTCTGGGAATTCTCCAGGAGTTTCATGAGCTTATCAGGAAGTCCGACGTGCTCCAGGAATGGCACCACGTTCACTCCTctgaggagaagaaaaaaaaacagaacagtgAAGACAGTGAATGATTTTTACCGACCCATGGGGAACCTGTAATCGTTTACGTCCGTGCTCCTCACTTCATGGTGGCGTAGTAAAATCCGCTGAACCACATGCAGGAGGTGAGCAGGTGCATGGGGATCATCACTTTGCCGTACTGCTTAAAAGTTCTCTTGAATCTCTGCGCAAGACCCATGGACTGGTCCTGAAGAGGATCTGCAGAGTCGTCCTGTCCGAGTGGACCGTCTCCGGGCGGGGTTCTCTGAGGAACCGAGGACAATGAGGATGAGGTGCAAATCCAGTGCCATCCTGGTGCCAGATGGTTCTGAGACAGAGTGAGGGAGTCGTAGGGCGAGACCCGGACCTGAGAGAGCGGGACAAACCGCTGGAGCTCTCGAACGCACAGGAAACGCATCATCGTGCTTCACTTCTCAGCAACGACGTCCCTCTGGGGATCAGAGAGAAGACACACGGATCTGAGGCACGACACGAAGAAATCTGTTTAACTGTGAATTACattattaatgaatgaatgaatgaatgaatgaaggggcAGTGTGAGCGAGCGGGATGGTAAACCTGGTGCATGCTAACATGTCGAACTCCACAACATAACCACACTGTCAGGAAGGAGAGACGGTGAGAAACCACCAAAGACGAGAAGATCAGAAgaacaaaaatggaaaaagaagtGATACGAAAATGTCAAGGTGAGGAGCTACGTTAACATCAGGGACGTGTTCCAACGGTGGAAAGACCGCCGAGAGATAAACaggattacattacaggcatttagcagatgatcttatccagagcgacgtacagcacacccagagcagcctgggggcggtttgggggttcggtgccttgttcaagggcactacagccattcctgctggtccagggaattgaaccggcaaccttttagtctcaaagctgcttctgctTGACAGCTGGATAGTGTTAGTGTTTAACAGCTTCACAGAACAGAATCGTTTTATCCTGTTTGTGATCACTTCTTCTTTCGTATGAGACGTCATGCAACGTCGTGCAGCCAAGTTTTTGTCTCCTGATTGGGGTTTGTCAGGTTGATATATGCGTTCCTGGGGTTGccacatgtacagtgtcttgcaaaagtattcatcccccttggtgtttgtcctgttctgtcacattacaagctggaattaaaatggatttttggagggttagcacaatttgatttacacaacatgccgaccactttaaaggtgaaaatgttttttttttattgtgacaaacaataattaaaatgaaaaaacagaaatgagtgtgcataaatattttgcctcaaacaggttttcctacagaattgccctgtatttagtgccatccatctttccttcagtcctgaccagctttcctgtccctgcagatgaaaaacattcccacagcatgatgctgccaccaccatgcttcaccgtaggaatggtgttctcagggtgttgggtttgcgccacacatggcgtttcccatgatggccaaaaagataaattttattttgatttgaccacagaatcttcttccatgtgtttggggagtctgccacatgctgttgggcaaactccaaacatgatttcttAAGCGATGactttttctggtcactcttccataaagccccgcccactctgtggagtgtacggcttaaagtggtcctatggacagatactcccatctccgctgtggatctttgcggctccttcagtgttctctttggtgtctttgttgcatctctgattaatgccctccttgcccggtctgtgagttttggtgggcggggccttctcttgtcaggtttgtagtggtgccatattctttccatgttgctgtaatggatttaatggagctctgtgggatattcaaagtttgggatatttttatatcccaaccctgatctatacttctccacaactttgtctctgacctgtttggaggctccttgggtttca
Proteins encoded in this region:
- the fam210aa gene encoding uncharacterized protein C18orf19 homolog A, with the protein product MMRFLCVRELQRFVPLSQVRVSPYDSLTLSQNHLAPGWHWICTSSSLSSVPQRTPPGDGPLGQDDSADPLQDQSMGLAQRFKRTFKQYGKVMIPMHLLTSCMWFSGFYYATMKGVNVVPFLEHVGLPDKLMKLLENSQSGYALTAYAMYKIATPVRYTLTLGGTSLLVKYLRKHGYMPTPPPVKEYLQEKMEETKDRFSEKIEETKDKFTEKLQETKDKVNLRKKKE